TCGGGCCGCTGGCGGCAGGGGTGCTGATGAAAGTGCTGGGCGCGCAGATGCTGTATGCCTTCTTCCTGTTCTTTGCACTGGTGCTGGTGTGGCGCATCCGGCCGAAAGCGGTTACCGGGCTGCACCAGGTGCAGGACGCACCGCTGGGCCACGTGGCGATGCCAGCGGCCGGTTCGCCATTGTCGGCGGCACTTGACCCACGGGTGGATGAGCAGACGGTGCAGGAGGTGATGCAGGCGCCGGTGGCGGCTGAGGATACCGAGGACGAGGGGAAGGTGGAGCCGGAGGTAGAGGTCGGCAAGCCGGTTTGAGGCCGACGCATCAGGCCGAAAACAAAAACGCCACCCAATGGGTGTAATCGTTAACTCAAGAACGTCGGGGCTGCTGCGCAGCCCTTTCGCGACACAAGGCCGCTCCCACACGGACCGCGCAAACCCGGCATTTCCAGGATCATGGCGGACTATGTGGGAGCGGCCTTGTGTCGCGAAAGGGCCGCAAAGCGGCCCCGACGATCTTAGTGCGTTTTTAGATCAGCCCGACAATCAATAATCGTCTTTGTCGAACCGCCGCGCTTCACGCTGCAGTTGGTACACAAAACTCTCGATCTTGCGCTGCGCCTGCCCGTTCAGGTTATGGAAGCGCACGCCGGCAAAGGTGGTGTTGATCCGCTCTTCGTAGTGCAGGTGGCGCAGCTCGACCATGGTATCCACCAGGCCCAGCGGGTTGCCTGCCTTGAAGCGCTCATACACCTGGCCCAGCTGCAGGCGGTCTTCGACATTGCCGTCGAAGCGCAGTTTGCAGCCCGTGGCAGAAATGTCGAGCAGTTTGCCACGCAGGGCACCGTTGCCCTTGAGGTGGGTGCCGTCAAGGATGACATCCACCAGCTGCGACAACTTCAGCGCTGCGCGGAAGGCGTTGCGGCGCTGGTGGTAGGTCATTTCTTCCGGCATCGCGCCACGGTACGAACGGTGGCCATCGACTTCAGTGATGCGCAGCTCGTGGTTGCATTCCCAGGCAATACGCACGCCGTCATGGAAGCCTTCGACACGGAAAGGTTCACCGTTTTCGATGAACTTCTCGCCATCACGCGGGATCATTTCGTCCAGCGCCAGCACGTTGCTCTCACGGTCCACATGCACCACGTAGCTCTGGAACCGCTGGCTGCGCTCATGGAAGGTGATGATCAGGGGATCATGGCTGTCCTGCAGCTGGCGCAGGTTGGCCGCGATCTCCAAAGGGGTGTTCAGCACCTTTGGTGGCTGCGGAGCATCGGTTTCATTGAACACGGGTTATCAATCTCCAGGCAAAAACGGCACACGCAAGTAACGGCATTTTGCCAGTATGTTCCGTGCCTTGATAGAAAAAATCACACTTGGCTGATAGCCCGGGGCTTGGCCAGTGGCGAAGTGGCGCCGCGGCTGTCGTAGAGCGACGGAGAATCGCCGCCCATGAGGATTCTGATCTGGTTGGCGGTCACGTGCTGCTGCACCTGGATGATCCGGCCATTGGTCTCGTTGACCTTCTGGCAGGCGTCCATCAACTGGGTCAGCACATTCAGTTGCTGCATGATCACTTCGCCGTTGGGCGACTGCGCGGCCAGCGCCTGAACACCGGCACGGTCGGCGCTCAGGCCGAGGCTGGTGAGCAGGTTGTTGCGGCGAAGGCCTTGCTGCTCGAGCAGGACGATCAGCGACTGCTTGCGGGCCAGAATGCCCTCCAGCGGCGCCATGTCCCGGCCGTGCAGGGCAACGGCTTCCCGCTGCAGCAGGTCGAGCAGTTCCTGGGTCGGGGCGATGTCATCTTCGATCAGTTGCAGCAAAGTGATGTCGTGCATGGCTAACTCTTGGGTTTTAAGCGTCCGTGAAGTCAGCGCGCCGTGCGGTTAGCGCTGGGCTTCAAAATTGAGCAGTTTGCTCGCGACCCGGCCGGCATCGACCTTGTAGCTGCCGTCTGCGATGGCCTGTTTCAACTGCGCCACACGGGCGCTGTCGACCACGGGCTGGTCGCGCAGCTTGTCGCTGATCTTTTGCAACTGCTGGGCCTCTTGGCTGAGGGTTACCGCTTCTCCGCTTGCGGTGGCGCTTTTAGGCGCTTCGCTGGTTTCGCCGGTTTTTTCGGCGCTGGTGGGCGTGGCATTGCTGCGTACGCCGCCCGTGACGGACGGAGAGTTGTTCAAACGACTGAAGTCGATGGCCATGATCAGAAACCTCTGGGTATTTTGGACGCTTGCCTTGTTTTCGACCGGCTTGAAAGAAACTTTAGGCATAAATGCACAGCCGCCTGTCGGCGTGCCCGCGAACCCGGTTTCAGACACAGTTTAGGAAATGCGGTTCCTTGCCGCCACCTCAATCTACATGGCGACCTCGACTTGCCCGGGCCCGGTTACCCGTGCCTTGACCACCCGTTTGGAATTGAGGTTACGCACCCGGATTTGCTCGCCTTGGCCGCCTTTGCTCAAGGCTTCACCGGGCATGCGCACGCTGAGGGTGCCGCTTCGGGCGATGATCACCACCTGGTCGCCCTTGCGAATCACTTCGGCCTGCTCCAGGTGTTGTGGCGTCAAAACCTGATCGAGCACCGTGGGGCGCAGCATCTTCATGCCCACCGCCTGGTCAAGCTCGCTCAAAAAGCCCTGGCCCAAGGTGCCCACGTCACGCTCGCGCAGGGCCACGTCGCCTTCGCCCACGGTGTTGCCGCGCTTGAGCGGGCGGGTGACCACCACCACATCGCGGAACAACTTCACGGTGGCCGGCACGAACACCGTCCAGGGTGCGCTGCCGTCACAGCGTACCCGCACGGTCACGCGGCCCAGTGGCTGCGCCGGGCTTTCCAGCGAGGCGTCCAGCTGTTGGCTGCACAGCGGCATGCGCAGGCGCGGGTCGAGGTTGTTGACCTGGATCTCGTAGCGCCCTGGCGTCTGGGTGGTGGCCAGGTAATCTTCGACGGTGAATTCAAGAAACCCTTGGGTGACACCGATAAGCTGTTCAGGCAAGGTAACCGCATCCGCCAGCGTGCGAGTGCCGGGTGCCAGCAGGCACAGCACGGCCAGCCAGCCGTTAAGCAGGTGCGTCAGTCGTCGGAAAATTGTCGTTTTCGTGTGCATGGCGCTCAAAAAAGCAAAGCCCGTGCCGACTCGGTAGCTGAAGGGCAACGAAACGGCAGAAAGAAAAAGGAGTCAGGCATGGCGGGGGTAATGGATTCAGTCAACCAGCGCACGCAGCTGGTTGGGCAGAATCGTCTGGAATTGCTGCTGTTCCGCCTCAACGGCGAGCAGCTTTACGGGATCAACGTGTTCAAGGTCCGCGAGGTGCTGCAGTGCCCGGCGCTGACCTTGCTGCCCAAGGCGCACTCGGTGGTGCGGGGCGTTGCCAATATTCGCGGGGCGACCATCCCGATCCTTGATCTGTCGATGGCGACCGGCTTGCCGGGCCTCAAGGAAGAGACGCGCAAGAGCTTCGTGATCATCACCGAGTACAACACCAAGACCCAGGGCTTTTTGGTGCACTCGGTGGAGCGCATCGTCAACATGAACTGGGAAGAAATCCACCCGCCACCCAAGGGTACTGGCCGCGATCACTACCTGACCGCTGTTACCCGGGTCGACAACCGCATGGTCGAAATCATCGACGTGGAAAAAGTGCTCGCGGAAGTGGCGCCGTCGTCTGAAACCGTGTCGGCCGGTGTGGTCGATGCCGAGGTGCAGGACAAGGCCGTGACGCTGCGGGTGCTGACTGTCGACGACTCGTCGGTGGCGCGCAAGCAGGTCAGCCGTTGCCTGCAGACGGTGGGTGTGGAAGTGGTGGCGCTCAACGATGGCCGCCAGGCACTGGACTACCTGCGCAAGCTGGTGGACGAGGGCAAGCGCCCGGAAGACGAGTTCCTGATGATGATCTCCGACATTGAAATGCCGGAGATGGACGGCTATACGCTTACAGCGGAGATCCGCAGCGACCCGCGCATGCAAAAGCTGCACATCTGCCTGCATACTTCGCTGTCCGGGGTGTTCAACCAGGCGATGGTCAAGAAGGTTGGGGCGGATGACTTCCTGGCCAAGTTCAAGCCGGACGACCTCGCCCAGCGGGTGGTCGACCGGATCAAGGCAACGCATTGAAGCAGCCGGGGCAAGCTCCCGGCACCAGTGATTGAAGAGAGGCGGCAGTAGTGTCTACGGGTAATTTGGATTTCGAACAGTTCCGGGTATTCCTGGAGAAAGCCTGTGGCATCCTGCTGGGCGAGAATAAGCAGTACCTGGTCTCCAGCCGTCTCAACAAGTTGATGGAGCAACAGGGCATCAAGAGCCTGGGCGAGCTGGTGCAGCGTATCCAGTTGCAGCCGCGAGGCGGGCTGCGCGAGCAGGTGGTCGATGCGATGACCACCAACGAAACCCTGTGGTTTCGCGATACCTACCCATTCGAGGTGTTGAAGAACAAGGTCATTCCCGAGTTCATCAAGAACAACCCGGGCCAGCGTCTGCGCATGTGGTCGGCGGCGTGCTCGTCGGGGCAGGAGCCTTACTCGATTTCGATGGCCATCGACGAGTTCGAGCGCAGCAACCTGGGCCAGTTGAAGATGGGGGCGCAGATCGTCGCTACCGATTTGTCGGGTTCGATGCTCAACAACTGCAAGACCGGCGAATATGACAGCCTGGCGATTGCCCGGGGCCTGTCCCAGGAGCGCCTGCAGCGTTATTTCGACACCAAAGGGCCGGGGCGTTGGGCGGTGAAGCCTGCGATTCGCAGCCGTGTGGAGTTTCGCTCGTTCAACCTGCTCGACAGCTATGCGAGCCTGGGCAAGTTCGACATCGTGTTCTGCCGCAACGTGCTGATCTATTTTTCGGCACAGGTGAAGAAGGACATCTTGCTGCGGATTCACAGCACGCTGAAGCCGGGTGGGTATCTGTTCCTGGGGGCGTCCGAGGCGCTGAACGGGTTGCCGGACCATTACCAGATGGTGCAGTGCAGCCCGGGGATCATTTACCAGGCCAAGTGACTGCGCCTGCAAGATCAAGCGCCGCTTGCGCGCCGCATCGCGGATAAATCCGCTCCTACAGGTTGCGCGTAATCCCTGTAGGAGCGGATTTATCCGCGATGCGCCGCGCAAGCGGCGCCATACCCACCCAACGTCAATTTTTTGTTTTGCCGCTTTTGCCACCCGCCCATTGCCGCTTTCCCATCCCCGAGCGGAAGCACTTTGCCGCTTTTCTGGCATCTCCTGTCGACCGCATCCCGCCAAAACCCAGCATTTCCGGGCTTCCTCAAGCTTGGCACAGCCCTTGCTATACCTTCGCCAACGACATTCCGGTCAACCTTCGAAGGTTTCCCCGACATGAGCATCAGTTTCGAC
The genomic region above belongs to Pseudomonas sp. PSKL.D1 and contains:
- a CDS encoding flagellar brake protein, whose amino-acid sequence is MFNETDAPQPPKVLNTPLEIAANLRQLQDSHDPLIITFHERSQRFQSYVVHVDRESNVLALDEMIPRDGEKFIENGEPFRVEGFHDGVRIAWECNHELRITEVDGHRSYRGAMPEEMTYHQRRNAFRAALKLSQLVDVILDGTHLKGNGALRGKLLDISATGCKLRFDGNVEDRLQLGQVYERFKAGNPLGLVDTMVELRHLHYEERINTTFAGVRFHNLNGQAQRKIESFVYQLQREARRFDKDDY
- a CDS encoding flagella synthesis protein FlgN, whose translation is MHDITLLQLIEDDIAPTQELLDLLQREAVALHGRDMAPLEGILARKQSLIVLLEQQGLRRNNLLTSLGLSADRAGVQALAAQSPNGEVIMQQLNVLTQLMDACQKVNETNGRIIQVQQHVTANQIRILMGGDSPSLYDSRGATSPLAKPRAISQV
- the flgM gene encoding flagellar biosynthesis anti-sigma factor FlgM, producing MAIDFSRLNNSPSVTGGVRSNATPTSAEKTGETSEAPKSATASGEAVTLSQEAQQLQKISDKLRDQPVVDSARVAQLKQAIADGSYKVDAGRVASKLLNFEAQR
- the flgA gene encoding flagellar basal body P-ring formation chaperone FlgA, which encodes MHTKTTIFRRLTHLLNGWLAVLCLLAPGTRTLADAVTLPEQLIGVTQGFLEFTVEDYLATTQTPGRYEIQVNNLDPRLRMPLCSQQLDASLESPAQPLGRVTVRVRCDGSAPWTVFVPATVKLFRDVVVVTRPLKRGNTVGEGDVALRERDVGTLGQGFLSELDQAVGMKMLRPTVLDQVLTPQHLEQAEVIRKGDQVVIIARSGTLSVRMPGEALSKGGQGEQIRVRNLNSKRVVKARVTGPGQVEVAM
- a CDS encoding chemotaxis protein CheV — protein: MAGVMDSVNQRTQLVGQNRLELLLFRLNGEQLYGINVFKVREVLQCPALTLLPKAHSVVRGVANIRGATIPILDLSMATGLPGLKEETRKSFVIITEYNTKTQGFLVHSVERIVNMNWEEIHPPPKGTGRDHYLTAVTRVDNRMVEIIDVEKVLAEVAPSSETVSAGVVDAEVQDKAVTLRVLTVDDSSVARKQVSRCLQTVGVEVVALNDGRQALDYLRKLVDEGKRPEDEFLMMISDIEMPEMDGYTLTAEIRSDPRMQKLHICLHTSLSGVFNQAMVKKVGADDFLAKFKPDDLAQRVVDRIKATH
- the cheR gene encoding protein-glutamate O-methyltransferase CheR; its protein translation is MSTGNLDFEQFRVFLEKACGILLGENKQYLVSSRLNKLMEQQGIKSLGELVQRIQLQPRGGLREQVVDAMTTNETLWFRDTYPFEVLKNKVIPEFIKNNPGQRLRMWSAACSSGQEPYSISMAIDEFERSNLGQLKMGAQIVATDLSGSMLNNCKTGEYDSLAIARGLSQERLQRYFDTKGPGRWAVKPAIRSRVEFRSFNLLDSYASLGKFDIVFCRNVLIYFSAQVKKDILLRIHSTLKPGGYLFLGASEALNGLPDHYQMVQCSPGIIYQAK